One window of Bactrocera tryoni isolate S06 chromosome 2, CSIRO_BtryS06_freeze2, whole genome shotgun sequence genomic DNA carries:
- the LOC120767523 gene encoding histone H2B, with protein MPPKTSGKAAKKAGKAQKNITKNDKKKKRKRKESYAIYIYKVLKQVHPDTGISSKAMSIMNSFVNDIFERIAAEASRLAHYNKRSTITSREIQTAVRLLLPGELAKHAVSEGTKAVTKYTSSK; from the coding sequence ATGCCTCCTAAAACTAGTGGAAAAGCAGCAAAGAAGGCTGGTAAggcccaaaaaaatattactaaaaacgACAAGAAGAAGAAGCGCAAGAGGAAGGAAAGTTATgctatttacatttataaagtGTTGAAGCAAGTACATCCTGATACTGGTATTTCATCAAAAGCCATGAGTATCATGAACAGTtttgtaaatgatatttttgagcGTATCGCTGCCGAAGCATCGCGTTTAGCTCATTACAATAAACGTTCAACTATCACTAGTCGCGAAATCCAAACTGCTGTACGTTTACTTTTGCCTGGTGAATTAGCCAAACATGCTGTGAGCGAAGGTACCAAAGCTGTCACTAAATACACAAGTTCCAAGTAA
- the LOC120767503 gene encoding histone H2A, whose protein sequence is MSGRGKGGKVKGKAKSRSNRAGLQFPVGRIHRLLRKGNYAERVGAGAPVYLAAVMEYLAAEVLELAGNAARDNKKTRIIPRHLQLAIRNDEELNKLLSGVTIAQGGVLPNIQAVLLPKKTEKKA, encoded by the coding sequence atgtctgGACGTGGTAAAGGTGGTAAAGTGAAGGGCAAGGCAAAGTCGCGTTCAAATCGTGCTGGTCTTCAATTTCCTGTCGGTCGTATACACCGTTTGTTGCGCAAAGGCAATTATGCTGAACGTGTTGGTGCTGGTGCTCCCGTATATTTAGCTGCTGTTATGGAATATTTGGCAGCTGAAGTTCTTGAATTGGCTGGTAATGCTGCCCGTGATAACAAAAAGACAAGAATTATTCCAAGACATTTACAATTGGCCATCCGTAATGATGAAGAATTGAATAAACTATTATCTGGAGTCACTATTGCTCAAGGTGGTGTTTTGCCAAATATTCAAGCTGTACTTTTACCAAAGAAGACTGagaaaaaagcataa
- the LOC120767498 gene encoding histone H3: protein MARTKQTARKSTGGKAPRKQLATKAARKSAPATGGVKKPHRYRPGTVALREIRRYQKSTELLIRKLPFQRLVREIAQDFKTDLRFQSSAVMALQEASEAYLVGLFEDTNLCAIHAKRVTIMPKDIQLARRIRGERA from the coding sequence ATGGCTCGTACAAAACAAACAGCCCGTAAATCGACTGGTGGTAAAGCACCACGCAAGCAATTGGCAACCAAAGCAGCTCGTAAAAGTGCTCCGGCAACTGGTGGTGTAAAGAAACCTCATCGTTATCGCCCCGGTACAGTTGCATTACGAGAAATTCGTCGTTACCAAAAAAGTACTGAATTATTAATCCGAAAATTGCCATTCCAACGTTTGGTTCGAGAAATTGCTCAAGATTTCAAAACAGATTTACGTTTCCAAAGTTCTGCTGTTATGGCTCTACAGGAAGCAAGTGAAGCATATTTGGTTGGTCTGTTTGAGGATACAAATTTGTGCGCCATTCATGCAAAGCGTGTCACAATTATGCCAAAAGATATTCAATTGGCCAGACGTATTCGTGGAGAACGTGCTTAA
- the LOC120767484 gene encoding histone H1-like: MSEAIAVTNVNSPVAGSSAISEKKVAAKKAVKPKKPSVAPTHPPTQQMVDASIKNLKERGGSSLLAIKKYISATYKCDAQKLAPFIKRYLKSAVTSGKLIQTKGKGASGSFKLSVAANKSSKSGEGKSKSKAVKSIEKKPKKKSADGVASKKKAAVGGKKASGEKKVKKTVASKKTAEKKKSEKAKAKDAKKTGSVKAKPAKTKSTPNKAKALKAKTPSVKTKKAAVNKKPVAKKAPSKK, from the coding sequence atgtcTGAAGCAATTGCTGTTACGAATGTTAATTCTCCGGTAGCCGGATCTTCTGCTATTTCTGAGAAAAAAGTTGCTGCTAAAAAAGCTGTTAAGCCAAAAAAGCCTTCAGTCGCTCCTACTCATCCACCAACTCAACAAATGGTTGATGCatcaattaagaatttaaaagaaCGTGGTGGCTCATCACTTTTAGCTATTAAAAAGTACATCAGTGCTACATACAAATGTGATGCTCAAAAATTAGCACCATTTATCAAGCGTTATTTGAAATCTGCTGTTACTAGTGGTAAATTAATTCAAACTAAAGGAAAGGGTGCATCTGGTTCTTTTAAATTATCAGTGGCTGCCAATAAATCAAGTAAATCTGGTGAAGGTAAATCGAAGTCAAAAGCGGTGAAATCCATTGAGAAGAAGCCCAAAAAGAAATCGGCAGATGGTGTGGCGTCAAAGAAGAAGGCAGCAGTTGGCGGTAAGAAAGCAAGTGGcgaaaaaaaagtgaagaaaactgTTGCTAGCAAGAAAACAGCAGagaagaaaaaaagtgaaaaggctAAAGCGAAGGATGCAAAAAAGACTGGATCTGTTAAAGCCAAACCAGCTAAAACTAAATCGACTCCAAATAAAGCAAAGgcgttaaaagcaaaaacacctAGTGTTAAAACCAAGAAAGCCGCGGTCAATAAAAAGCCAGTCGCCAAGAAAGCGCCATCTAAAAAGTAA